In a genomic window of Gadus chalcogrammus isolate NIFS_2021 chromosome 17, NIFS_Gcha_1.0, whole genome shotgun sequence:
- the rwdd gene encoding RWD domain-containing protein 4, with protein MTANEDQEMELEVLRSIYEGDECFKEISPVSFQYRVGELDDTKAFILDFTWPESYPATAPQISLVAFFNNRISSLTKQQIVSKVEEQAEASLGEAMMYTLFEWAKENQESLMEDHQPVVTAVISNDTTATEGKKKEKKEQLTKSQKRRITCRTDNKGEMPRGWDWCDVIKVCFIFILFLPFTPLDGNG; from the exons ATGACAGCCAACGAGGATCAAGAG atggaGTTGGAGGTTCTCCGCTCCATCTACGAGGGGGATGAGTGTTTCAAAGAGATCAGCCCTGTGTCCTTTCAGTACAGG GTGGGAGAACTTGATGACACCAAAGCCTTCATTCTTGATTTCACGTGGCCGGAATCCTACCCAGCTACCGCCCCTCAGATATCCCTAGTTGCATTTTTTAATAACAGAAT ATCCTCACTGACGAAGCAGCAGATTGTCTccaaggtggaggagcaggcagaggCCAGCCTGGGCGAGGCCATGATGTACACGCTGTTTGAGTGGGCCAaggagaaccaggagagccTCATGGAGGATCATCAGCCTGTCGTCACCGCTGTG ATCTCCAATGACACGACGGCgacagagggcaagaaaaaggagaaaaaggAACAGCtcacaaaatcacaaaaaagGAGGATAACTTGTAGGACGG ATAACAAGGGGGAAATGCCCCGAGGCTGGGACTGGTGTGACGTTATCaaggtatgttttatttttattttgtttctcccCTTTACTCCACTAGATGGCAATGGTTGA